Proteins encoded in a region of the Elizabethkingia bruuniana genome:
- a CDS encoding glycosyl hydrolase family 95 catalytic domain-containing protein, producing MIKCLKLILFLCFITTYNSQTTNNNSPQELFIQSIRNTGEHKTIPLGKTIYQGVFTGNGLLGTMTYLKDASSCKVTIGRTDVYDHRNGEENLFERPRLPLGYFEVKLSDNIIEATGKINLYNAESSAELKTNSGNIHINAITFSEEDYILLQIDDQNYKNKYEIIWVPEKSESPRRNFSYVKQPENYLPNPTARITNHNSIITSYQPMLAGGGYSIAYMEKKFDNLRHILIATDYQINNNGAENNAEKRLTSFEWNKLFSKIKNHQNWWHQYYNKSSFNIPDQELQDFYNYQLYKLASATRADKPAIDLQGPWTDKTPWPGYWYNLNMQLTYSPLYTANHLELAESLIKAIDKNYNSLIKNVPKEYQYNSIALGRSGGPDMYAPVKVLKGSNESITNSEAETGNLTWLLYYYYQHYDFTQDEVLGNKVFNLLKKSINYYIHLLGKNKEGKYKLEAKTYSPEYSKGYAFNTNYDLSILRWGLKTLIEMDSKKGRKDMLHSQWQDILQNRIPFPTNEGGYMIAQDVPYSESHRHYSHLLMIYPFYEINWDQTENHNIIEKSINTWQSKPEALQGYSLTGHASMKAMMGHGNESRDIVKTFIQKFVKPNTLYAESGPVIETPLAGMQSIQELYLQHWNGVTRIFPAVPEDWKDISFKNLRTSGAFLISAIRKNGKNTEVSIYSEKGGQIKIKPNFEGSFTASGSGNLIQQNNSVYVYKIPKGKILTLKAN from the coding sequence ATGATCAAATGTTTAAAACTCATCTTATTTTTATGCTTCATTACAACCTATAACAGCCAGACAACAAATAACAATTCTCCACAGGAACTATTCATTCAAAGTATCCGGAATACCGGTGAACATAAAACTATACCTCTAGGTAAGACCATTTACCAAGGGGTATTTACCGGAAACGGCTTGTTGGGAACAATGACTTATCTGAAAGATGCTTCCTCATGCAAAGTTACCATTGGAAGAACGGATGTATATGACCACCGTAATGGTGAAGAAAATCTGTTTGAAAGACCCCGACTTCCATTAGGATACTTCGAAGTAAAACTTTCGGACAATATTATTGAAGCTACAGGCAAAATAAATCTCTATAATGCTGAGAGCTCTGCGGAACTAAAAACCAATTCGGGGAATATCCACATCAATGCTATTACTTTTTCCGAAGAAGATTATATCTTACTTCAGATTGATGACCAGAATTATAAAAACAAGTATGAAATTATCTGGGTTCCTGAAAAATCTGAAAGCCCGAGAAGAAATTTCTCTTACGTTAAGCAACCTGAAAACTATTTACCTAATCCAACAGCAAGGATAACAAATCACAATAGCATAATTACCAGTTACCAGCCTATGTTAGCTGGCGGCGGTTACAGTATAGCTTACATGGAAAAGAAATTTGACAATCTAAGGCATATATTAATTGCTACCGATTATCAGATCAATAATAACGGGGCTGAAAATAACGCTGAAAAGAGATTAACTTCCTTTGAATGGAACAAACTTTTTTCTAAAATAAAAAACCATCAAAACTGGTGGCATCAATATTACAACAAATCATCTTTCAACATTCCGGATCAGGAGCTGCAGGACTTCTACAACTATCAGCTTTATAAGCTGGCTTCTGCAACCAGAGCAGATAAGCCAGCAATAGATTTACAAGGTCCATGGACCGATAAAACACCATGGCCGGGATATTGGTACAATCTCAATATGCAGCTTACATACTCCCCTCTTTATACGGCTAATCATCTGGAGCTTGCAGAATCCTTGATTAAAGCAATCGATAAGAATTACAATAGTCTGATAAAAAATGTTCCTAAAGAATACCAATATAATTCTATAGCATTAGGCAGAAGCGGAGGTCCTGATATGTACGCTCCCGTTAAGGTCTTAAAAGGCAGTAATGAATCCATTACCAATTCCGAAGCCGAGACAGGGAATCTTACGTGGCTTTTATATTATTATTATCAGCATTACGATTTTACTCAGGATGAAGTCTTGGGTAATAAAGTTTTCAACTTGCTAAAGAAAAGTATTAATTATTATATTCATCTTCTTGGAAAAAACAAGGAAGGGAAATACAAACTGGAAGCCAAAACTTATTCTCCTGAATATTCTAAAGGATATGCCTTCAATACAAACTATGATCTTTCTATACTTCGATGGGGATTAAAAACTCTTATTGAAATGGATTCTAAAAAAGGAAGAAAAGATATGCTCCACTCACAGTGGCAGGACATATTACAAAACCGTATTCCTTTTCCAACGAATGAAGGAGGTTATATGATCGCCCAGGATGTACCTTATTCCGAATCTCATCGTCATTATTCGCATCTGTTGATGATATATCCTTTTTACGAAATCAATTGGGATCAGACAGAAAATCATAATATCATTGAAAAATCCATTAATACATGGCAAAGCAAGCCGGAAGCATTGCAGGGATATTCGTTGACAGGACATGCCTCTATGAAAGCCATGATGGGACACGGAAATGAATCCCGGGATATTGTGAAAACATTTATTCAAAAGTTTGTAAAACCTAATACATTATATGCAGAAAGTGGCCCCGTAATAGAAACACCTCTTGCAGGAATGCAGAGTATTCAGGAGCTTTATCTGCAACACTGGAACGGAGTCACCCGTATATTTCCTGCAGTACCGGAAGACTGGAAAGATATATCTTTTAAAAACCTTAGAACCAGCGGTGCATTTCTAATTTCAGCTATAAGAAAAAATGGCAAAAATACCGAAGTAAGTATTTACAGTGAAAAAGGCGGTCAAATAAAAATAAAACCAAATTTTGAAGGATCGTTTACAGCATCAGGATCTGGTAATCTCATCCAACAAAATAATTCTGTCTATGTTTATAAAATTCCGAAAGGAAAAATATTGACTTTAAAAGCGAACTAA
- a CDS encoding ATP-dependent Clp protease adaptor ClpS has product MKWEKLNSQNYDSPKREYEEEVLVLDQTDDVYKLVLHNDDVNTFDFVIECLIEICKHTPEQAEQCTLLVHYKGKCTVKTGAMDLLKPMHQKLLSRGLTSEIV; this is encoded by the coding sequence ATGAAATGGGAGAAGCTTAATTCGCAGAATTATGACAGTCCAAAACGAGAATACGAAGAAGAAGTGCTGGTTTTGGATCAGACGGATGATGTATATAAACTTGTTCTGCATAATGATGATGTCAATACTTTTGACTTTGTTATCGAATGCCTGATTGAGATTTGTAAACATACACCGGAACAGGCGGAACAATGTACCTTATTAGTACATTATAAAGGTAAATGTACCGTAAAGACAGGTGCAATGGATTTGCTAAAGCCTATGCATCAGAAACTATTATCCAGAGGCTTGACTTCTGAGATTGTATAA
- a CDS encoding hemolysin family protein, whose translation MDPDSFVKLIIALFLVLLNGFFVAAEFSIVKVRYSQIQIKAAEGNALAKKAEYIIKHLDAYLSATQLGITLASLALGWVGESALHHVFEDLFHRFGFAVADSTITTVSVVCSFLIITIMHIVFGELVPKSIAIRKSESTTFFVAYPMILFYNVFRPFIWLMNSISNAFLRLIKIHPASENEIHSTEELQLLVKQSADSGEIEEENYEIIKNAFDFTDHSAKQIMVPRQNIFSININDDKKDIVEKMLESGYSRIPVYDGSIDNVIGIFYTKEFIREYIKNFDEWNDFDIRTLLHEPTFVVGSKKISDLMKVFQTKKQHLAIVIDEFGGTEGIISLEDILEELVGEIQDEEDEEEKVVEKVGENVYWVQASQPLEEINEHLPVDLPENPEQYNTLAGFILHELSDIPEENQEFDLNGYHFKILKMQNRGVEMVEMIYLEPVIEERLADEMGEA comes from the coding sequence ATGGACCCCGATAGTTTTGTCAAACTTATTATTGCCCTTTTCCTAGTATTACTTAATGGCTTCTTCGTAGCCGCCGAATTTTCAATCGTAAAAGTAAGATATTCACAAATCCAAATAAAAGCTGCAGAAGGCAATGCACTTGCTAAGAAAGCAGAATACATTATTAAGCATCTAGATGCATACCTTTCCGCTACACAGTTAGGGATTACCCTTGCCAGCCTTGCTTTAGGTTGGGTCGGTGAAAGCGCATTACACCATGTTTTCGAAGATCTGTTTCACCGCTTTGGCTTTGCTGTTGCAGACTCTACCATTACTACTGTTTCTGTAGTATGTAGTTTCCTGATCATTACAATTATGCACATTGTATTTGGTGAATTAGTTCCTAAATCTATTGCAATACGCAAATCGGAATCCACAACTTTCTTTGTGGCTTACCCGATGATTTTATTCTACAATGTTTTCAGACCATTTATTTGGTTAATGAATTCTATTTCCAACGCATTTTTAAGGTTGATTAAAATTCATCCGGCTTCTGAAAATGAAATCCACTCTACAGAAGAATTACAGCTTTTGGTAAAACAGAGTGCTGATAGTGGAGAAATTGAAGAAGAGAACTACGAGATCATTAAGAACGCATTTGACTTTACAGATCATAGTGCAAAACAAATTATGGTACCACGCCAGAATATATTTTCTATCAACATCAATGATGATAAAAAGGATATTGTGGAAAAAATGCTGGAAAGTGGCTACTCCAGAATACCTGTATATGACGGATCTATAGATAATGTTATCGGTATTTTTTATACCAAAGAATTTATCCGGGAATATATTAAGAACTTTGATGAATGGAATGATTTCGATATCAGAACGCTTTTACATGAACCTACGTTTGTTGTAGGAAGTAAAAAGATATCCGACCTTATGAAGGTTTTCCAGACTAAAAAACAGCATTTGGCTATCGTTATCGATGAGTTTGGTGGTACTGAAGGTATTATTTCCCTTGAAGATATCCTTGAAGAACTTGTAGGAGAAATCCAGGATGAGGAAGATGAAGAAGAAAAAGTTGTGGAGAAAGTAGGAGAGAATGTTTATTGGGTACAGGCATCTCAGCCATTGGAAGAAATAAACGAACACCTTCCTGTGGATCTACCTGAAAATCCGGAACAATATAATACACTTGCTGGTTTTATTTTACATGAACTTAGTGATATTCCTGAAGAAAATCAGGAGTTTGACCTCAACGGTTACCATTTTAAAATTCTTAAAATGCAGAATCGTGGTGTAGAGATGGTGGAGATGATATATTTGGAACCCGTAATTGAAGAAAGACTTGCAGATGAAATGGGAGAAGCTTAA
- a CDS encoding GNAT family N-acetyltransferase: MLIQIVEKKDKDYSAIQGIYNTVRNEMPFLSEISDFKNALTGEVVYEAIADEETIAFISFWEPDNFIHYLFVNPLYQSKGIGLQLITYLSEIYGKPLGLKCLLENADAVRFYKKNGFHEKYRGTSAEGEYIYFELQ; the protein is encoded by the coding sequence ATGCTTATTCAAATTGTTGAAAAGAAAGATAAAGACTATTCCGCAATACAAGGAATTTATAATACAGTACGGAATGAAATGCCTTTTCTTTCTGAAATATCGGACTTTAAAAATGCGTTGACTGGTGAAGTAGTTTACGAAGCCATTGCAGATGAAGAAACGATAGCTTTTATATCCTTTTGGGAGCCGGATAATTTTATTCATTATTTATTTGTTAACCCTTTATATCAAAGTAAAGGAATAGGCTTACAATTGATTACCTATCTTTCAGAAATATATGGGAAACCATTGGGGCTAAAATGTTTGTTGGAGAATGCTGATGCAGTCCGTTTCTATAAAAAAAATGGTTTTCATGAAAAATATCGCGGAACATCTGCTGAAGGCGAATATATTTACTTTGAACTCCAATAA
- the atpG gene encoding ATP synthase F1 subunit gamma produces MANLKEIRGRISSISSTMQITSAMKMVSAAKLKKAQDAIVMLRPYSEKLQEIIENVSSTLDQETLSVYAQPKEVKRILFIAVTSNRGLAGAFNSSVIKEVNAQYQQNSAFEVEVLTIGKKAFDAFRASKKIYDNHSDLYDSLTFEGVAHMAEDIMRDFRQGVFDEVYLVYNKFLNAATQEVQTEKLLPITMPEKKEAEKSAIETDYIFEPNRTEILETLIPKSIKTQVYKAILDSVASEHGARMTAMHKATDNAQALKNDLVIFYNKARQAAITNEILEIVSGAEALKNS; encoded by the coding sequence ATGGCAAACTTAAAAGAAATACGAGGAAGGATTTCATCCATTTCATCTACAATGCAAATTACCAGTGCTATGAAAATGGTTTCGGCAGCGAAACTAAAGAAAGCACAGGATGCTATTGTGATGCTTCGCCCTTACTCCGAAAAACTTCAGGAAATAATAGAAAACGTTAGTTCTACACTAGATCAGGAAACGCTTTCGGTTTATGCACAACCAAAAGAGGTTAAAAGAATCCTGTTCATTGCAGTTACTTCCAACAGAGGTCTTGCAGGAGCTTTCAACTCTTCTGTTATCAAAGAAGTTAATGCTCAGTATCAACAAAATTCAGCTTTTGAAGTTGAAGTGTTGACTATTGGTAAAAAAGCATTTGATGCTTTCAGAGCTTCTAAGAAAATCTATGATAACCACAGCGATCTTTACGATTCTTTAACTTTTGAAGGCGTAGCACATATGGCTGAGGATATCATGAGAGATTTCCGTCAGGGAGTTTTTGATGAAGTATATCTGGTGTACAACAAATTCCTTAATGCGGCAACGCAGGAAGTACAAACAGAAAAACTTCTTCCTATTACTATGCCTGAAAAGAAAGAAGCTGAGAAGAGTGCAATCGAAACTGATTATATCTTCGAACCAAACCGTACCGAAATTCTGGAAACTTTAATTCCTAAATCTATCAAGACTCAGGTTTATAAAGCAATCTTAGATTCAGTAGCTTCTGAGCATGGTGCAAGGATGACTGCAATGCACAAAGCAACAGATAATGCACAGGCATTGAAGAATGACCTGGTTATCTTCTACAACAAAGCACGTCAGGCTGCAATTACCAACGAAATCTTGGAAATTGTATCCGGAGCTGAAGCTTTGAAAAACAGCTAG
- the atpA gene encoding F0F1 ATP synthase subunit alpha, with protein MAEINPAEVSAILKQQLANFDTQSDVQEVGTVLQIGDGIARVYGLENVQYGELVRFESGVEGMVLNLEEDNVGVALLGQSKAVKEGDTVKRTNTIASIKVGEGLLGRVVDTLGNPIDGKGAVNGELYEMPLERKAPGVIFRQPVTEPLQTGIVAIDSMIPVGRGQRELIIGDRQTGKTTVAIDTILNQKEFYDAGQPVYCIYVAVGQKASTVAQIVKTLEDKGAMAYTVIVTANASDPVPMQVYAPLAGASIGEYFRDTGRPALIIYDDLSKQAVAYRELSLLLRRPPGREAYPGDVFYLHSRLLERAAKIIGDDEIAKQMNDLPESLKPLVKGGGSLTALPIIETQAGDVSAYIPTNVISITDGQIFLETDLFNSGVRPAINVGISVSRVGGNAQIKSMKKVSGTLKLDQAQYKELEAFAKFGSDLDAATLAVISKGERNVEVLKQGVNSPLPVEEQIAMIYAGTENLMRKVPINKVKEFLRDYVDFLKAKHADTLAALKAGKYDNNLTSVLKQVADDIAAKYN; from the coding sequence ATGGCAGAAATAAATCCGGCAGAAGTATCTGCAATCTTAAAACAACAATTGGCAAACTTTGATACTCAAAGTGATGTCCAGGAAGTAGGAACCGTACTTCAGATCGGTGACGGTATCGCACGTGTTTACGGGTTAGAAAACGTACAATATGGTGAGCTTGTAAGATTTGAAAGCGGTGTTGAAGGAATGGTACTTAACCTTGAAGAAGATAACGTAGGTGTAGCTCTTCTTGGACAATCTAAAGCAGTAAAAGAAGGAGATACTGTAAAAAGAACCAATACTATTGCTTCTATTAAAGTTGGTGAAGGTTTATTAGGTCGTGTAGTAGATACATTAGGTAACCCAATCGATGGTAAAGGTGCCGTTAACGGGGAACTATACGAAATGCCTTTGGAAAGAAAAGCTCCGGGAGTAATCTTCCGTCAGCCTGTAACCGAGCCTTTACAAACAGGTATCGTTGCAATTGACTCTATGATCCCTGTAGGTAGAGGACAAAGAGAGCTTATTATTGGTGACCGTCAGACAGGTAAAACTACTGTGGCTATCGATACTATTCTTAACCAAAAAGAATTTTATGATGCAGGTCAGCCTGTATATTGTATATATGTTGCTGTAGGACAAAAAGCTTCTACTGTAGCGCAAATTGTAAAAACCCTTGAAGATAAAGGAGCTATGGCTTATACGGTAATCGTTACAGCTAACGCTTCGGATCCAGTTCCAATGCAGGTATATGCACCATTGGCAGGAGCTTCAATTGGTGAGTACTTCAGAGACACTGGTCGTCCTGCATTAATCATCTATGATGACCTTTCTAAGCAAGCAGTAGCTTACCGTGAGCTTTCTCTACTTTTAAGAAGACCACCGGGCCGTGAAGCTTACCCAGGTGACGTATTCTACCTTCACTCAAGATTATTAGAAAGAGCTGCGAAAATCATTGGTGACGATGAAATCGCTAAGCAAATGAACGACTTACCAGAGTCTTTAAAGCCTCTAGTAAAAGGTGGTGGTTCATTAACTGCTCTTCCAATTATCGAGACTCAGGCTGGTGACGTTTCTGCGTATATCCCGACTAACGTAATTTCTATTACAGACGGACAGATCTTCTTGGAAACTGATTTATTCAACTCTGGTGTACGTCCGGCTATCAACGTAGGTATTTCTGTATCTCGTGTAGGGGGTAACGCTCAGATCAAGTCTATGAAAAAAGTATCTGGTACACTAAAATTAGACCAGGCACAATATAAAGAATTAGAAGCGTTTGCTAAATTCGGTTCTGACCTTGATGCTGCTACTTTAGCAGTAATCTCTAAAGGGGAAAGAAACGTAGAAGTATTGAAGCAAGGTGTTAACTCTCCGCTTCCTGTTGAAGAGCAGATCGCTATGATCTACGCTGGTACTGAAAACTTAATGAGAAAAGTACCTATCAACAAAGTAAAAGAGTTCTTAAGAGATTACGTAGATTTCTTAAAAGCTAAACATGCTGATACTTTAGCAGCTTTAAAAGCAGGTAAATACGATAATAACCTAACTTCTGTTCTGAAGCAGGTTGCTGACGATATCGCTGCAAAATACAACTAA
- the atpH gene encoding ATP synthase F1 subunit delta, with protein sequence MRISKVAKRYAKGLLDFTQETGNTASVFAEMKDVVKVLNASAELNKFFNSPFIEAKKKISVTEQIFAQFSQTSRNIIALTIKQGRESQLKGIAQEYINNVEDLNGVQRISLVTATQLTQQNIEDILKGSSLVDHSKTFDIETSIKPEILGGYVLRVGDQQVDASVRTKLSNIRKEFELN encoded by the coding sequence ATGCGTATATCCAAGGTAGCAAAGAGATACGCAAAAGGTCTGTTAGACTTTACTCAGGAAACAGGAAATACAGCTTCTGTTTTTGCTGAGATGAAGGATGTTGTAAAAGTTTTAAATGCCTCTGCGGAGCTTAATAAATTTTTTAACAGCCCTTTTATTGAGGCAAAAAAGAAAATTAGTGTTACTGAACAGATTTTTGCACAGTTTTCTCAAACAAGCAGAAATATTATTGCATTAACTATTAAGCAAGGAAGAGAAAGTCAGCTTAAAGGTATTGCACAAGAATATATCAATAATGTGGAAGACTTGAATGGTGTACAAAGAATTTCTTTAGTTACAGCTACTCAACTTACACAACAAAATATTGAAGACATCCTGAAAGGATCTTCATTGGTAGACCACTCCAAAACTTTTGATATTGAAACAAGTATCAAACCAGAAATTCTGGGAGGTTATGTCCTAAGAGTAGGTGACCAGCAAGTAGACGCTTCTGTAAGAACGAAGCTATCTAACATTAGAAAAGAATTTGAACTTAACTAA
- a CDS encoding F0F1 ATP synthase subunit B, with translation MDLLTPSIGNIFWTTVVFLILVILLGKFAWKPILSAINTRETNIVDALNQVKLAKAEMENLKADNERIIREAKIERDAILKEAREIKDKIVGEAKDAAKTEGDKMIEQARQTINAEKNAAMADIKSQIGTLSVNIAESILKQKLDNNDAQNQLVENILNKSNLN, from the coding sequence ATGGATTTATTAACTCCTTCAATCGGTAACATATTCTGGACTACAGTAGTTTTCTTAATTTTAGTAATCTTACTAGGTAAGTTTGCATGGAAACCAATTCTTTCTGCAATCAATACAAGAGAAACGAATATCGTAGATGCTCTTAACCAGGTTAAATTAGCGAAAGCTGAAATGGAAAACCTAAAAGCAGACAACGAAAGAATTATTCGTGAAGCTAAAATCGAAAGAGATGCTATCCTTAAAGAAGCAAGAGAGATTAAAGACAAAATCGTTGGTGAAGCTAAGGATGCTGCAAAAACTGAAGGTGATAAAATGATTGAGCAGGCAAGACAAACCATTAATGCTGAGAAAAATGCTGCTATGGCAGATATCAAGTCTCAAATTGGAACGCTTTCTGTAAATATCGCTGAGTCTATCCTTAAGCAAAAGCTTGATAACAACGACGCTCAGAACCAATTAGTAGAAAATATTCTTAATAAATCTAACTTAAACTAA
- the atpE gene encoding ATP synthase F0 subunit C, with protein MTGSIAAIGAGLAVLGVGLGIGKIGGHAMDAIARQPEQSGKIQTAMIIAAALIEGAGLFGIVVAMLGNG; from the coding sequence ATGACAGGTAGTATCGCAGCAATCGGAGCTGGATTAGCAGTTCTAGGAGTTGGATTAGGTATTGGTAAAATCGGTGGTCACGCAATGGACGCTATTGCAAGACAACCAGAGCAATCAGGAAAAATCCAAACTGCAATGATTATCGCAGCAGCTCTTATCGAGGGTGCTGGTCTATTCGGTATCGTAGTAGCAATGCTAGGTAACGGATAA
- the atpB gene encoding F0F1 ATP synthase subunit A, with the protein MNVKKILYLLTFLVAGLVFASSTEGQQKPEKYNPVPDIMHHISDSHSWHFWGEGEKSVSISLPIILLDNGLKVFSSAKFGHHEDEVAEVDGNYYKLYHNKIYKTDAAGTLNMHEEHPTNVQPLDFSITKVVAQMLLAAVILILIAFATRGSYKKSQVPSGIARFIEPLIIFVRDEIALQNIGSVKYKRFVPYLVTLFLFIWLMNILGLLPGSANVTGNIAFTMVMAVLTFIIVNVNGRKTYWSHIFDPLGNNMPWAGKLLVYIILVPVEILGMFTKPIALMIRLFANMTAGHIVILSLVSLIFIMQSYAVAPVSVALTLFINVLEVLVAALQAYIFTLLTALFIGMAVEEPHHAH; encoded by the coding sequence ATGAATGTAAAGAAGATCCTTTATTTGCTTACGTTTTTAGTCGCAGGACTTGTATTTGCCTCTTCCACAGAGGGTCAGCAAAAGCCTGAGAAGTATAACCCTGTGCCAGACATTATGCACCATATCTCGGATTCCCACTCTTGGCATTTCTGGGGAGAAGGTGAAAAATCAGTAAGCATTTCGCTTCCGATAATTTTGTTAGATAACGGACTGAAAGTCTTTTCTTCTGCAAAGTTCGGTCATCATGAAGATGAAGTAGCTGAAGTAGATGGTAACTATTATAAGCTTTACCACAATAAAATTTATAAAACTGATGCTGCGGGTACGCTTAACATGCACGAAGAGCACCCTACAAATGTACAACCTCTTGATTTTTCAATCACAAAAGTTGTTGCGCAGATGTTATTAGCGGCAGTTATCCTTATATTGATTGCATTTGCAACAAGAGGAAGCTATAAAAAATCTCAGGTTCCTTCAGGAATTGCAAGATTTATTGAGCCACTTATTATTTTTGTACGTGATGAAATCGCTTTACAAAACATTGGTTCTGTTAAATATAAGAGATTTGTTCCTTATTTAGTAACGCTTTTCCTTTTCATCTGGTTGATGAATATCTTAGGATTACTTCCGGGATCGGCTAACGTAACAGGGAATATCGCTTTCACTATGGTAATGGCAGTTCTTACTTTCATTATAGTGAATGTTAACGGTAGAAAAACTTACTGGTCTCATATTTTTGACCCGTTAGGAAACAATATGCCATGGGCAGGTAAGCTATTAGTATATATAATCCTTGTTCCTGTAGAGATCTTGGGTATGTTTACTAAGCCGATTGCATTAATGATTCGTCTTTTTGCTAACATGACAGCAGGACACATCGTAATCCTGAGTTTAGTATCATTAATCTTCATTATGCAGTCTTACGCTGTAGCTCCGGTATCAGTAGCACTAACATTGTTCATCAACGTACTGGAAGTATTAGTAGCTGCATTACAGGCTTACATCTTTACATTGTTAACAGCATTGTTTATCGGTATGGCAGTTGAAGAGCCTCACCATGCACACTAA
- a CDS encoding zinc metallopeptidase, whose amino-acid sequence MFSYYFILLIIFIASVIVQNRLRSKFDYYSKLRLRNHMSGKEIAEKMLAENGIRDVVVTSVPGQLTDHYDPANKTVNLSEAVYMQRNAAAAAVAAHECGHAIQHAEGYSMLRLRSKLVPVVNISSRLLQFVLFAGIIVMASSGNKTLLALGVILFAVTTVFAFVTLPVEYDASNRALKWLEKSGTVTVDEQDAAQDSLKWAARTYVVAALGSLAQLLYFASMLSGGRRD is encoded by the coding sequence ATGTTTAGTTATTATTTTATATTATTAATCATATTTATAGCCAGCGTAATTGTGCAAAACAGGCTCAGATCGAAGTTTGATTATTATTCAAAACTGAGATTGCGCAATCATATGTCGGGCAAAGAAATTGCTGAAAAAATGCTGGCGGAGAATGGGATTCGGGATGTTGTTGTAACTTCAGTTCCCGGACAGTTGACGGATCACTATGATCCCGCTAATAAAACAGTAAATTTATCAGAAGCGGTATACATGCAGAGAAATGCAGCAGCGGCAGCTGTGGCAGCTCATGAATGTGGACATGCAATACAACATGCAGAGGGATATTCTATGTTAAGACTGCGCTCCAAGCTTGTCCCTGTAGTGAATATTAGTTCCAGATTATTACAGTTTGTTTTGTTTGCAGGTATTATTGTAATGGCTTCCAGTGGAAATAAAACATTGTTAGCACTGGGTGTTATATTATTTGCTGTAACAACGGTATTTGCATTTGTTACATTGCCGGTAGAGTATGACGCGAGTAACAGAGCTTTGAAGTGGCTCGAAAAGAGCGGAACGGTAACTGTAGATGAACAGGATGCCGCTCAGGATTCTTTAAAATGGGCAGCAAGAACCTATGTTGTTGCGGCTTTGGGGTCTCTGGCTCAGTTGCTGTACTTTGCTTCTATGCTTTCGGGTGGGCGAAGAGATTAG